CCTTTATCAGCaatattattgttgtaaaaCAAGTTAACATTTATCATTGCAAAATATGACTGCATTACCTGCGTTGATGTTTTTCTCTTACCTTCATATTTTTCGAACACTGTCTTCAGATGGTGACACTCGTCTATGATCTTCTCCTCAGCACCTTTTTTGCCCATTCCAAAGTCCCTGAGATTAGTGAGAGCAAAGCGCCTCATCTCTTTCCAGGAGTCTCCATTAGCAAAAAGGATGCCTATGAAGAAGATTTTGTTATGGTTAAATTGAGAAAGGAAAATGTGTACAGTAAATAAATAGCCTTACCATGACCCTTGTTGATATCCTTTGTAATCTGGTTGAGGCCTCTGTCTCCAAACTCCTCAGCATGGTTGATCAGAGCCTGCTTGACTGTCTTGTATCCTGCCAGGACCACTACTTTCTTGGGACCAAAATGAACTGTGAACACTGATCCATATTCCCTGGAAAGCTAAGATGTTGGCAAAAACAAGtcatcaaaaacacacaaaaaaagaataGAAAGGTTGTCAACACAAGCTTTGGTCAGTAGTTGTCGCACCTCACAGAGTGTAAGGTAAGGCCTGCTAAGATCCAGCATCAGTAAGTTCCCCAGCAGAGGTAGTGGTCTGGGTCCTGGAGGATCCTTCCCCTGTTCCTGagagctgcaggagaggaggtagaggagcagCAGAAACACCACAGTCCCCAGCAGAGTCACCAAGCTGGGAGTCTGGAGAACAATACTATCCAACACAGACATGGTTCTAATAGTGTAGCGTAGAATCTAATATTTGAGTCAAGATATTGCTCTTCTTTGCTCCTTTAGATGTATGAACATGAggctaaaaaaaaacaccaccCAAAGCTCTGGAGCAGAAAGTTGTTGCGCTCAAACACAATAAAACTGAAATCTGAAACCCACTGGTAAAGGCCACACCCCTTAGAGCTCAGGGGTTGATAGGCAACAGAATGGACATAGAACTAAGCCTGTGCACACAGAGCCAATTTGTAGTGGACATcaccacacactaaacactGAAACCTTACACCTGACACTCACTAATGGTTTAACAAATAGAACATTACATCTGAGCAGTCACATCCATTTATAACCAGTAGCACCAGTTAAAGGAGTTGGTGCTGTATTTGTTGGTTTCATcaacaatttgacacactgcCACACCTGTAGATAATAAACTGGTTTTACAGCTTGTTTTAGAAGTTATTAGAAGTGCTTGGAATTTCCTTTGACCTATATTCTCCAGAGCAGATATTCTTCAGTGTCTCAATTAAAGGAAAACTTGTTTTTCAATCTTATACTGATATGTGTTTAGAGTGTTATATTGTGAAGGGAATGAGCAGTGGGACTCATCATTAATCAAATGGAATGACCATTGACCCACACAATTGACTGAATTGAATGCAGGTGGGATTGATTGTTTGGGGGAAAATGACTACAAGACTGGGCAGACTCCACAGATGGGGATCTGATAGTTGCAGCTTGGCGCTATAGTGGGAAAGTTGGCTGGTCGTTCGCAGTTACTAGGACTTCTGGGGACAGAGAAAGGTTGGAAAGGGGTTTAAGATGTCTGTTTATTTGTGTGGGGTGGCGTGGGGACAGTACACATTTATCctacaaatgtattttggaaCATTGTCATCTCATCTGTATGTGTCTCATGTTGGAGAGCTGTGAAGACTCCTTTGTCTTTGCATTATGATGTCAATATGGTACTTCTTGAGGTACAATACTGTCCAAATAATGTTTGAGTGTAGTAATCTACTCCAGCACAGCTCATTTTTGTGGACAGAGTTTGTAAGTAATCAACACATTTTTGGACACCTGTAGGAGTTGCGAACAAACTTTCATGCTAATATTTCAAATAAGGAATGCTTTATTAAAAAGTGTATAAACATGCATAATGGAAACAAATGATGTAAATTTCAGTGTagtaatttatttgtattaataatttgtgtgtatatatatatataaagctgCCTGACAATATACCTAAACCAGCCACTGTTaaaagttacatttagtcaatttagcagacgctcttatccagagttaGATGCCATGCTGATTGTCTTGTTGATATAAATAGTACAACATTACTAGGCAAAAAGCTTGAtgaacaaacttgtttttgtaGTCCCCAAACCATAATGTTGAGTATTACCCATTTCTCTACATTCCTGAGATGGGTGTAACTAAGTAAAATAGGTTTTGCAGTAGAAGGATGAAAGGTGTGTCTCTgagactgtgtctctctctcctcagaccctgCTGACGGCACACAGCTGGTGGGGTGAAGGGTTGAGGATGAACCCCACAGCTGGAGTGAGGTCCAGATCATCCTCTGTTACCccgggtggaggagagaaacgaaagtgttggaggagagaggtgaagaagagGAACAGCTCCATCCTGGCCAGACCCTCCCCAGGACACGCCCTGCTACCTGAGAGGAGAATAGAGAAATGGACCAAATATATTTCAAATCACACCAGACATTATTAAAATAGTTATGTTGATAACCATGTTGAACATGACAATGATATACCCGcagagaagggaaggaaggcATTCCTTTTGACACATTTTCCCTTGTCATCCAGGAAGTGGGCGGGGTTAAAAGTGTGGGGGCTCTCCCATTTGCTCTCATCCTGTAGAACTGACGTCAGTAGAGGAATCACAGAGGTCCCCTGTAAACCAGAGTGAGAAAAAGGGCAATGATCAGTAGCTGGTTCACATTAGAGCTGCGGTTCATACAAGCAGTTTTATTTTCAGATTCTATTGTTGTAGAGGAGTCACTTCAAACCAGCCAGTTATCTAACCTTCTTGATGAAGTATCCCTGGAAGGTGACATCTCTGCTGGTGACGTGAGGGAGGGACATGGGTACAATGTTGGCCAGTCTCTGGGTCTCATGGATGACAGCATCAGTGTAGGGAAGgttcttcctgtcctctaccAAGACCTGACGACTTCCTATCACCCTGCTGATCTCCTCCTGAACCTGGTCTGAGGAGAAAGAGTGGGGGAACAAACCATCCTCTAATGTTTCATGTTCATCAAAATCCAGTCAGCCATCATACtgaagtgtgtttgtatgtcccTTACCTTGTATGTGAGGATACTTGGCCATGACCAGGAGTGTCCAACGTAACGTAGTTCCTGTGGTGTCGGTCCCAGCACCAAACAGGTTGGCCACAGAATATACCATGTTATCATCATGGTACAAAGAAGCCACGCTCCCTGATTTCTAACACAAAATGCACAAAAGGATTTTGGAGAAACACTTAAGAAATCCAGTTATGATAATCAAGCCCATGACTGATTTCAGAAGTTTGATTTCATTTCTGGCCTATTACTTAAAAGGTTGTACCATACCTCCAGGTTCTGCTGTCTGGCCAGGAAACAGTCCACAAAGCCTCGGCACATCTGAGGGTTCAGAGTCTCCTTCAGACCTTTAATCAACTCGTTAATATCTTCAAGGGTGATGTCAACAAGATGCCTTATGCGTCTCCAATTCCAGAGCCAAGGACCCATCCAGGGAAATGTGTTGTATAACTGAATCCCCATTCAAAATAGGGTGTTGGTTTTGCACTGTGTTGATTTGTCCACACTTCAATACAACCATTTAAAAATCAAGTCTGCAAACAATACCTGGATTGATGGAGATCCTGTCAGACATGTAACCTCATTAGCTCTGTCCACCATTGCTTTGAACTGTGGGTCACTGTAGTCAAACCTGTTCCCATATACAATGGCGGAGATGATATTGGAGGCAGCATAATTCAGCGGCTTGGTTGtgtcaaacgcttggcctgttaCAGCCAACACAAGATTAATTACAGAAATGTCAATAGCTACACCACAGGTACTTTCATCTGAGCTGTTGTCATCTGACACACAACTATCCTACCCTCATATTTCTCAAACACTTCAATCAGGTTGCCACACTCCTCTATGATCTTCCCCTCACTCATCTTCTTGCCCATCCCAAAGTCTCTGAGGGTAGTGAGAGCAAAGCGCCTCATCTCTTTCCAGGAGTCTCCATTTGCAAACACAATCCCTGTGGAGATTTTAGAGTCTAAAATTTAGACATTTACTAACTTCTATGAAGAATAATGTACTGAATGTACAGAGCGTTCTGTTTTCTTCAGTTACCATGTCCTTTGATGAAGTCCTCAAATAAAGGGATGATTTCTCGGTCTCCAAACTCATCatggttgaccagagcctcctTGACTGTCTTGTATCCTGCCAGGACCACAACCTTCTTGGGTCCAAAATAAACCTTGAATACTGATCCATATTTCTTGGAGAGCTAGAGAAGGCCACACAGTGTATTTTACAGTATATGAAGGGTCTAAATGTTTGCTTGTCACATAATTATGCACTTCTTCCAAAGACTGATCAGTCAATAATGTTAGCCTAATTGGACAATGATCACGCATGTCAACTCCTACTGGTTGTAGGAACTTCTTTACATAATCATATATTTTTACTGGACTGAAATTGTAAACTTTCTTTTCCTATCCTTTATTTAAAAGTGCTACACTACAACTATCAGTCTAAATCTCCTTATTGTACTGGTTAATTTAGTCAGGGTTATGGACTTGTTTTGGCCACTAGAGGTCCCCAATTGTTAGTTTTTTCATGTTATGTTTCATGTCATAGAGCGCTCTGATTCCTGACAAATTTTACGCCATGTTCTGTGTGTCAGGAGACTGTACGCCTTGGCACTATTAACTTAACAGTGACAGAGAGCAGTAGGGAAGTTGGCCAATACTTCATATTAACGTTGCATGTTTAACCTTACCTACAAAATATTTAACCTTAATCCAATGCACTCTTTACACTGCAGTATGTATCAAATTGAATCCTTACATGTGACAACGTGTATAAGCCAAATAGTTAGTTTTACCTCACAGAGTGTCTGGTACGGCCTCTTGAGATCCAACATCAGTAAGTTCCCCAGCAGAGGTAGTGGTCTGGGTCCTGGAGGATCCTTCCCCTGTTCCTGagagctgcaggagaggaggtagaggagcagCAGAAACACCACAGTCCCCAGCAGAGTCACCAAGCTGGGAGTCTGGAGAACAATACTATCCAACACAGACATCACCACACACTAAACATTGAACCTTTACACTAGTGATGTTACGCTCAATACCGTGCTCACGACCTTTCGAAACAATTGGTACCGATACAAACGTGTCGAGCGTGGCTTCAAATGGGCAAAACACCACGTGATCAGAGTCGAAGTGTCGAAGTGACGTCACACGAGCAGCGTTTTATTCAAACGCTTAAAATACATCAGAAATCACTCATATTCGTAGGTTATAGAGAggagatataggcctatttacGGACGCTATAGAATACATTCATTGGCAGAGCCAGATATATAGATTGCCAGAGACAGAATTGTGAATAAAGCAAGCCATTTGATTATTTTCCCAGATAATACTGAAAATTTAAACATGCAGACTGATCTGATATAAATTATGTTCTTTAGTCAACTTGCCCAGTTTATTAAAAAAGTAGTTTGAATATTGTACCAGCAGAGAAGGGCACGAAAGGCATCCCTCTTGACAAACTTCCCCTCGTCATCCAGAAAGTGGGCGGGGTTAAAGGTGTGGGGGCTCTCCCATCTATGATTCACTCTCATCCTGCAGAACTGATGTCAGTAGAGGAATCACAGTGGTCCCCTGTCAACCAAGAAGAATCAAGagaaaaaatattaaaaaaatatgtggTCATGTGCAATTTTCGCTTTGAAACAATCTGATCTTCTTGATGAAGTATCCCTGGAAGGTGACCAGGCATTTTTCCGCAGTCTAGTGTCTGTTTGTGATTGTTTGCAATGGCAGCGCCGCCTATTTAGTTCAACTCAGAGTAAAACGCTGCTCTCGTCTCTGTCACTTTATACCCCGACGTCCAATTACAATGGAGATGGGGTAGAATAAATACTTACACATTTGGAAGAGTTTATGGAAGAACTATTCCACATTGTCATTTTTCCAGAATTAAGAAAAGTATAAAACTATGTTTTATGTGTCACTGCCGCGGCCGTGCCCCAGCGTGTCAACACAGAAATGGTTTCAATGGTGCTGTGTTGAATCAAATCTTAAGATAAATGTATTTTGAATTTTCTTTGCTTCTTCAGATGTAGTGTAAATGACAGGCTAAAATACACCAcaccaggggcggatctagagattttcattcggggtggcaatggggtggcagaaggaagctgttgtgtggcctcctggagggaatcaaacccagagtaggggggtacagtactccctatggtaaatgattaggctagattagaatattgtagtttaaattaaacagcaacatcaatattatttattgaaatgttctgtaatgtacaaataatatttttccatgggaaaaTTGAGATtcatgtttaattgtaacttatttcactacatgctcttatggttcttccctttgggactgtttttttcacaatgtatgctttgtgttttggctacacgcaatgtttggggctatcttgttgttatgatcagtgacctatgcacttttgtaaagctctctcttggaagtcgctttggataaaagcgtctgctaaatgcatgatttttttttttttatacaacttggggtggcagctgccaccccttgcaTCCTCCACTGCACCACTTGCATCCTCCACTGCACCACACTAAGCTCTGGAGCAGATATAGTTGTGCCCTAAGAAATCTGAAACACTAGTGAAAACCACAACCCTTAGATGTTTGAGTTCATACTAGGACACTACCGAATACTTCCCAATGAGCAGAAGTTGAACCACACTTCAGGTACATTTACAATTTATAAATATGGCATGGACGCAAAATGTATTATGAAAAAATTGACTTTATTAAAACATTTAAGATGCAATTAGCAGGATTTATTTCTTGAGCGTTACTGTTAATAAAAACTATACTTCTGAAAACAACCACAGCAGCATTAAATCCAATGGATGTCTCATGTTTTCCTACAGAAATATTCCATAGCAGGCTGATGTAAAATTCTCAGTTTCTATCAACTTATTTCAGCAGTGATGTCTAGgtcctagtctctctctcttcagccccGGCTGACAGCACACAGCTGGTGTGGTGAGGGAACGAGCGTGAAGCCAACAGCTGGAGTGAGGTCCAGATCATCCTCTGTTACCccgggtggaggagagaaatgaaagtgttggaggagagaggtgaagaagagGAACAGCTCCATCCTGGCCAGACCCTCCCCAGGACACGCCCTGCGACCTGAGAGAAATGTAGAGAAAGGAGACCAAAATATTGTCACAGCAGAAATGTAAATACTTACGTTGATAACCATGCTATTGCGATTATATACCTGCAGAGAAAGGCATGAAGGCATCCCTCTTGACAAACTTCCCCTTGTCATCCAGAAAGTGGGCGGGGTTAAAAGTGTGGGGGCTTTCCCATTCGCTCTCATCCTGCAGAACTGATGTCAGTAGAGGAATCACAGAGGTCCCCTGTAAACCAGAGTGAGAAAAGGGCAATGATCAGTAGCTCGTTCACATCAGAGCTGCAGTTCATACAAGCACTTTTATTTTCAGACTCTTTCAGAGCACACTTCAACACAGCCAGTTATCTGACCTTCTTGATTAAGTATCCCTGGAAGGTGACATCTCTGCTGGTGACGTGAGGGATGGACATGGGTACAATGTTGGCCAGTCTCTGGGTCTCATGGATGACAGCATCAGTGTAGGGAAGgttcttcctgtcctctaccAAGACCTGACGACTTCCTATCACCCTGCTGATCTCCTCCTGAACCTGGTCTGAGGAGAAAGAGTGGGGGAACAAACCATCCTCTAATGTTTCATGTTCATCAAAATCCAGTCAGCCATCATACagaagtgtgtttgtatgtcccTTACCTTGCATGTGAGGATACTTGGCCATGAGCAAGAGTCCCCAGCGTAACGTAGTTCCTGTGGTGTCGGTCCCAGCAGCAAACAGGTTGGCCACAGAATATACTATGTTATCATCATGGTACAAAGAAGCCACGCTCCCTGATTCCTGACACACAAGATTTAAGAACGCTTAAGAAATACAGTTATgataaatggactgcatttcaTACAGCGCTTTTGTACCGAGAGCTTTATGACCCTCTTcaccccctgagccacagccgcaaaaataatacaaattataTACAGTGTATGTATTAAATATTATACAATGATACAGGCCTTGAGTGTGATTTCAATCCTATTACTGAAAAGGTTACCTCCAGGTTCTGCTGTCTGGTCAGGAAACAGTCCAAAAAGCCTTGGCACATTTGAGGGTTCAGAGTCTCCTTCAGACCTCTGATTAAGTCTTTAATCTCTTCTTTATCGATGTTAAAAAGCTTCATTATACGTCTTTGGTTCCAGATACAAGGACCCATCCAGGGAAATGCATTGTATAACTGAAATCCCATTCAAAAGTAGGTGTAAACATTCTGGACTATACTATGTTGATTTGTAAacacaaaaataacattttaaaaataAAGTCTGCAAACAATACCTGGATTGTTGGAGATCCTAATAGACATACAGTCTCAGTAGCTCTGTCCACcattgctctgaactttgggtcACTGTAGTCAAACCTGTTCCCATATACGATGGCGGAGATGATATTGGATACGGCATAATTCACCGACTGGGTTGTGTCAAATGCTTTGCCTGTTACAGCCAACACAAGATGAATTACAGTCATGTCAAGAGCTACACCAAAGGTACTTTCATTTGAGCACAATTTCCATTTGCCACATCAGCCCTACCCTCATGTTGCTCAAACACTTCAATCAGGTTGCCACACTCCTCTGTGATCTTCTCCTCACTCATCTTCTTGCCCATCCCCAAGTTTTTGAGGGTAGTGGAAGCAAAGCGCCTCATCTCTTTCCAAGACTCTCC
Above is a window of Hypomesus transpacificus isolate Combined female chromosome 17, fHypTra1, whole genome shotgun sequence DNA encoding:
- the LOC124479003 gene encoding cytochrome P450 2K1-like, which gives rise to MSVLDSIVLQTPSLVTLLGTVVFLLLLYLLSCSSQEQGKDPPGPRPLPLLGNLLMLDLKRPYQTLCELSKKYGSVFKIHFGPQKVVVLAGYKTVKEALVNHAEEFGDRDITPIFQDLNNGHGILFSNGESWKEMRRFASTTLKNLGMGKKMSEEKITEECGNLIEVFEQHEGKAFDTTQSVNYAVSNIISAIVYGNRFDYSDPKFRAMVDRATETVCLLGSPTIQLYNAFPWMGPCIWNQRRIMKLFNIDKEEIKDLIRGLKETLNPQMCQGFLDCFLTRQQNLEESGSVASLYHDDNIVYSVANLFAAGTDTTGTTLRWGLLLMAKYPHMQDQVQEEISRVIGSRQVLVEDRKNLPYTDAVIHETQRLANIVPMSIPHVTSRDVTFQGYLIKKGTSVIPLLTSVLQDESEWESPHTFNPAHFLDDKGKFVKRDAFMPFSAGRRACPGEGLARMELFLFFTSLLQHFHFSPPPGVTEDDLDLTPAVGFTLVPSPHQLCAVSRG
- the LOC124479005 gene encoding cytochrome P450 2K1-like, with product MSVLDSIVLQTPSLVTLLGTVVFLLLLYLLSCSSQEQGKDPPGPRPLPLLGNLLMLDLKRPYQTLCELSKKYGSVFKVYFGPKKVVVLAGYKTVKEALVNHDEFGDREIIPLFEDFIKGHGIVFANGDSWKEMRRFALTTLRDFGMGKKMSEGKIIEECGNLIEVFEKYEGQAFDTTKPLNYAASNIISAIVYGNRFDYSDPQFKAMVDRANEVTCLTGSPSIQLYNTFPWMGPWLWNWRRIRHLVDITLEDINELIKGLKETLNPQMCRGFVDCFLARQQNLEKSGSVASLYHDDNMVYSVANLFGAGTDTTGTTLRWTLLVMAKYPHIQDQVQEEISRVIGSRQVLVEDRKNLPYTDAVIHETQRLANIVPMSLPHVTSRDVTFQGYFIKKGTSVIPLLTSVLQDESKWESPHTFNPAHFLDDKGKCVKRNAFLPFSAGSRACPGEGLARMELFLFFTSLLQHFRFSPPPGVTEDDLDLTPAVGFILNPSPHQLCAVSRV